Proteins encoded by one window of Lathyrus oleraceus cultivar Zhongwan6 chromosome 1, CAAS_Psat_ZW6_1.0, whole genome shotgun sequence:
- the LOC127115851 gene encoding uncharacterized protein LOC127115851: MALSRKSYSYSKMDKEDPQEILHRRAQFLIYKVLEQANSRRKQSCLRIKISKLKVKIGKRLKRLRKRIMSSVVATRVGIHGHVVSQLKALKRLFGREKQTLLTIPSLMIK; encoded by the coding sequence ATGGCTCTTTCTAGGAAATCATACTCTTACTCAAAGATGGATAAAGAAGATCCTCAAGAAATACTTCATAGAAGAGCACAATTCTTAATCTACAAGGTGTTGGAACAAGCGAATTCTCGACGAAAACAATCTTGTCTTAGGATAAAAATATCTAAGTTGAAGGTGAAGATTGGGAAGAGGTTGAAGAGGCTAAGAAAGAGAATTATGTCAAGTGTGGTTGCAACTAGGGTTGGTATTCATGGACATGTTGTGAGTCAATTGAAAGCATTGAAACGTTTGTTTGGGAGAGAAAAACAAACCCTTTTAACCATTCCTTCTCTTATGATCAAATAA